One genomic window of Eisenibacter elegans DSM 3317 includes the following:
- a CDS encoding ParA family protein, translated as MAIFAVYNFKGGVGKTTAAVNLAYLAAKEAKTLLWDADPQGAASFYYQVKPKLKGGVKKLLNPKEDIEQFVKESNYPQLDLIPSDPSQREIDLVLDDLKKSEKKMQQMVNALHTKYTYVFIDCSPGLSLITEHIFLVADYILLPMIPTPLSLRTYQQVQAHFLQNNLTAYKLMPFFSQVDMRKKIHRDWLQTQQNDPQVLRTSIPYAADVEKMGIELAPLPSFAPRAAATKAFEQLWAEIKERI; from the coding sequence ATGGCTATTTTTGCAGTATACAACTTCAAAGGTGGGGTAGGTAAAACCACTGCTGCGGTCAATCTGGCTTACTTGGCTGCCAAGGAGGCCAAAACACTCCTTTGGGATGCAGACCCTCAGGGTGCAGCCTCGTTTTATTATCAGGTCAAGCCCAAGCTCAAAGGCGGGGTAAAAAAACTGCTCAACCCCAAAGAAGACATCGAGCAGTTTGTGAAAGAAAGCAACTACCCACAGCTCGACCTCATCCCCTCCGACCCCTCCCAGCGGGAGATAGACCTCGTGCTCGATGACCTCAAAAAGTCTGAAAAAAAGATGCAACAGATGGTCAATGCCCTCCATACGAAATACACCTATGTTTTTATCGACTGCTCGCCCGGCCTATCACTAATCACAGAACATATTTTTTTGGTGGCAGATTATATCCTGCTACCGATGATTCCCACACCGTTATCCTTGCGCACCTACCAACAGGTGCAGGCGCATTTCCTTCAAAACAACCTCACGGCCTATAAGCTGATGCCGTTTTTTTCGCAGGTAGATATGCGCAAAAAGATTCACCGCGACTGGCTCCAAACCCAACAAAACGACCCTCAAGTGTTGCGCACCTCGATTCCCTATGCCGCAGACGTAGAAAAAATGGGCATCGAACTGGCACCACTGCCCAGCTTCGCCCCAAGAGCCGCCGCTACCAAAGCCTTCGAACAACTCTGGGCCGAAATCAAAGAACGGATTTAA
- the fmt gene encoding methionyl-tRNA formyltransferase, whose translation MRIVFMGTPEFAVPSLEAIVKAGFEVVGVITAPDKPAGRGKKLQMSAVKTAALALGLPVLQPEKLKAPEFLETLRGLKADLQVVVAFRMLPEAVWQMPPLGTFNLHASLLPKYRGAAPINWAIINGEAETGVTTFMLRHEIDTGPVMFQTRTAIQPDDNAGTVYERLMHEGAMLVVKTIQAIAAGNIPQIPQDLSQPAPHAPKIFRETCQIDWQRHAQELHNFVRGLAPYPSAWGEIAGQVYKIQQTALPEMLPAQIPAEAAPGSFYTDHKKLLLVRTGEGWLSILQLQPEGKKSMPIQAFLAGNKL comes from the coding sequence ATGCGTATCGTATTTATGGGCACGCCAGAGTTTGCCGTGCCTTCTTTAGAAGCCATCGTAAAAGCCGGATTTGAGGTAGTAGGTGTCATTACAGCCCCAGACAAGCCCGCTGGCCGGGGCAAGAAACTACAAATGTCTGCCGTCAAAACAGCAGCCTTGGCCTTGGGTTTGCCCGTATTGCAACCCGAAAAACTAAAAGCACCTGAGTTTTTGGAAACCTTACGTGGTCTAAAAGCCGACTTGCAAGTAGTGGTAGCCTTCCGAATGCTGCCCGAGGCTGTCTGGCAAATGCCCCCTCTAGGCACTTTCAACCTCCACGCTTCCCTGTTGCCCAAATACCGAGGTGCAGCACCTATCAACTGGGCCATTATCAACGGAGAAGCAGAAACTGGCGTCACAACCTTTATGCTCCGCCACGAGATCGATACTGGCCCGGTAATGTTCCAAACCCGCACGGCCATCCAGCCCGACGACAATGCAGGTACCGTATATGAGCGACTGATGCACGAAGGTGCGATGCTTGTCGTCAAGACAATTCAGGCCATCGCAGCGGGCAATATCCCACAAATACCACAAGACCTCTCCCAACCTGCTCCCCACGCCCCTAAGATTTTTAGAGAGACCTGCCAAATCGATTGGCAACGCCACGCTCAGGAGCTACACAACTTTGTCCGTGGTCTGGCACCCTACCCTTCGGCCTGGGGTGAGATTGCCGGGCAGGTGTACAAGATTCAACAAACGGCCTTGCCCGAGATGCTTCCAGCCCAAATCCCCGCAGAAGCTGCCCCGGGCAGCTTCTATACTGATCACAAAAAGCTGCTATTAGTTCGTACTGGTGAGGGATGGCTCTCCATTCTCCAGCTACAGCCCGAAGGCAAAAAATCAATGCCTATACAAGCCTTTTTGGCAGGAAACAAACTTTAA
- a CDS encoding energy transducer TonB produces MEYAEAPAEAVRFRQYIERPVLTNIRLRFDGFDVYDLEPVSIGDVFAQRPILVYGKYKGEAKGQVTIEGLSGNKPYKQTLALNQATQTKGQGLRYLWARKRVEILNDYVNIGSDDGKIAEITKLGLDYNLLTNYTSFVAIDDLVRNKSGEYTTVQQPLGLPEGVSNYAVGSSHVMYDMAPVRRKEAKTNSAERLHKQELTVVADEEELMESIAFSEQTNIQLAVPANGMAAFVEYVRQNRRDVGQVPQKGPKGVTFIVTVDDKGQVTHIVILKSPGKVFSQELERLVRAYQWLPAVENGQTLAKSQTAELYISFE; encoded by the coding sequence GTGGAATATGCCGAAGCTCCGGCAGAGGCTGTGCGCTTTCGTCAGTATATAGAGCGCCCGGTGCTGACCAATATCCGCTTGCGCTTCGACGGCTTCGATGTCTATGACCTAGAGCCGGTCAGTATTGGAGATGTGTTCGCTCAGCGACCTATCTTGGTGTATGGCAAGTATAAAGGCGAAGCTAAAGGGCAGGTTACCATTGAGGGACTTTCGGGCAACAAACCCTACAAGCAGACTCTGGCGCTCAATCAAGCGACCCAAACCAAGGGACAAGGCCTGCGCTACCTCTGGGCGCGCAAACGTGTTGAGATTTTGAACGATTATGTCAATATAGGCAGTGATGATGGAAAAATCGCCGAAATCACCAAACTTGGCTTAGACTACAACCTGCTAACCAACTATACCTCCTTTGTAGCCATAGATGACCTTGTTCGTAACAAAAGCGGCGAATACACTACTGTACAGCAACCTCTTGGCTTGCCCGAAGGGGTGAGCAACTATGCTGTGGGCAGTAGCCACGTAATGTATGACATGGCTCCTGTGCGGCGAAAAGAGGCTAAAACCAACAGCGCAGAGCGCTTGCACAAACAAGAGTTGACGGTGGTAGCTGATGAGGAGGAACTGATGGAATCCATTGCTTTTTCAGAACAGACAAACATTCAGTTAGCTGTGCCTGCCAATGGAATGGCCGCATTCGTGGAATATGTACGCCAAAATCGCCGAGATGTAGGCCAAGTTCCCCAAAAAGGCCCCAAAGGCGTTACATTTATTGTAACTGTGGATGACAAAGGGCAAGTTACCCATATCGTGATACTCAAAAGCCCCGGCAAAGTGTTTAGCCAAGAACTAGAACGCCTTGTACGCGCTTATCAGTGGCTGCCTGCCGTCGAAAACGGTCAAACATTGGCTAAAAGCCAAACCGCTGAGCTTTATATCTCATTTGAATAA
- a CDS encoding 4Fe-4S binding protein translates to MTKTTQKPYKGANNTYWGNLREGISSSWKGLAISLRHLWNARRRQLQVYVSDERYFTQPDGVVTLRYPLETLPTPDIGRYRLHNEMDDCIVCDKCAKICPVDCIEIEPIKATEQVGVTSDGSPIRLYAAKFDIDMAKCCYCGLCTTVCPTECLTMTKAYDYSEQSVSDLIYHFSNLSPEEAQEKMDLLALFQKEKEEAKARKTAEPSTTASAAAKPVAKPKAITPKTTENTEAAAKPVFKPKVKP, encoded by the coding sequence ATGACCAAAACTACGCAAAAACCATATAAAGGCGCAAACAACACTTACTGGGGCAACCTACGCGAGGGGATTTCTAGCTCTTGGAAAGGTCTGGCCATCTCGCTGCGCCACCTCTGGAACGCCCGCCGCCGGCAGCTGCAAGTATATGTGTCGGATGAGCGCTATTTTACCCAGCCCGATGGCGTAGTTACGCTTCGCTATCCGCTCGAAACACTCCCTACACCTGATATTGGGCGCTATCGGCTACACAATGAGATGGACGACTGTATTGTCTGTGATAAATGTGCCAAAATATGTCCGGTGGACTGCATCGAAATCGAGCCTATCAAAGCCACTGAGCAAGTAGGCGTTACCTCTGATGGTTCGCCAATACGCCTCTACGCGGCCAAGTTTGATATCGATATGGCCAAATGTTGTTATTGTGGCCTCTGTACCACAGTTTGCCCTACAGAATGCCTCACTATGACCAAGGCCTATGACTATAGTGAGCAGAGTGTCAGCGACTTGATTTATCACTTCTCTAACCTCAGCCCCGAAGAAGCGCAGGAAAAAATGGATTTGCTAGCGCTCTTCCAAAAAGAAAAAGAAGAGGCCAAAGCACGCAAAACCGCTGAGCCCTCCACCACGGCAAGTGCTGCTGCCAAGCCTGTGGCTAAACCCAAAGCAATTACTCCCAAAACAACAGAAAATACTGAGGCCGCTGCCAAGCCTGTATTCAAACCAAAGGTAAAGCCC
- a CDS encoding S41 family peptidase, protein MSLFLVFSACRQRFVEPTDFDTQFKNVVVELMREWYLWNTEMPADIDVSRYATPNDLIRGIRNPQDRWSYIEDEISYFQFFEAGQLVGYGMGLRFVSANELFISYVFRESPAGKAGLERGDQILSINGKDLASISNIAAEFGENRVGVLTALRIRKANGSTQELNLVKENLQINAVLHRSVHQAGTRKVGYLVFNNFVETAQEELKQTLSYFQQEGVNEVVLDMRYNGGGRISVAEFLASALVPAGNTGNTFINYQHNAQKSAENQAIKFKAPEVNLNLSRLVVIATGSTASASELIISGLKPYMQVIQIGDNSYGKPVGSYAWRYQGQVIVPVSLEMTNAKGEGRYFDGLPADALRPDDVRRNFGDPEESCLKEALYYLQHGGFSTTPSARLDLSLRQQNQDLYGQGFRAEVQAF, encoded by the coding sequence TTGAGCCTGTTTTTGGTATTTTCGGCTTGTAGGCAACGGTTTGTAGAGCCGACAGATTTTGACACACAATTCAAAAATGTGGTTGTAGAGCTTATGCGGGAGTGGTATTTGTGGAATACCGAAATGCCCGCCGACATTGATGTGTCGCGGTATGCAACGCCCAATGATTTGATTCGAGGTATTCGCAATCCGCAAGATCGTTGGAGTTATATTGAGGACGAAATTAGCTACTTTCAGTTTTTTGAGGCCGGCCAATTGGTGGGCTACGGGATGGGCTTACGATTTGTGAGTGCCAATGAGTTGTTTATCAGTTATGTATTCCGTGAGTCGCCAGCAGGCAAAGCGGGGCTGGAGCGTGGCGACCAGATATTGTCGATTAATGGCAAGGATTTGGCCAGTATCAGCAATATTGCCGCTGAGTTTGGCGAAAACCGCGTGGGAGTGCTAACAGCCTTACGTATTCGCAAAGCCAATGGCAGCACACAGGAGCTGAATTTGGTAAAAGAAAATCTACAAATCAATGCTGTGTTGCATCGTTCTGTACACCAAGCAGGTACACGAAAAGTGGGGTATTTGGTCTTCAATAATTTTGTCGAAACAGCCCAAGAGGAGTTAAAACAGACCCTGAGTTATTTCCAACAAGAGGGGGTCAATGAGGTGGTGTTGGATATGCGTTACAACGGTGGCGGACGCATTAGTGTGGCTGAGTTTTTGGCAAGCGCCCTAGTGCCTGCCGGCAATACAGGCAACACGTTTATCAACTACCAACACAACGCACAGAAAAGCGCCGAAAACCAAGCCATCAAATTTAAAGCCCCTGAAGTCAACCTCAACTTGAGCAGGCTAGTGGTCATCGCTACAGGCAGCACGGCCTCTGCGTCAGAGTTGATTATCAGTGGCTTGAAGCCGTATATGCAGGTCATTCAGATTGGCGACAATAGCTATGGCAAGCCTGTAGGCTCGTATGCGTGGCGCTACCAAGGGCAGGTGATTGTGCCCGTGTCTTTGGAGATGACCAATGCCAAGGGCGAAGGGCGTTATTTTGACGGGCTCCCCGCCGACGCGCTGCGCCCCGATGATGTTCGCCGCAATTTTGGCGATCCAGAAGAGTCCTGTCTCAAAGAAGCGCTGTATTACCTTCAGCACGGAGGCTTTTCTACTACACCTAGTGCACGCCTAGATCTCAGCCTGCGGCAGCAGAATCAAGACCTTTATGGGCAAGGGTTTAGGGCAGAAGTACAGGCTTTTTGA
- a CDS encoding TIGR02452 family protein, producing the protein MAACERLVAAGETRILVLNFASAKMLGAWGCGVFQNDPKTIVQYFYEHLTQNPRFVNKFRKIVFAIPERSRKSVNFEAFVQYFGS; encoded by the coding sequence TTGGCCGCCTGCGAACGATTAGTGGCGGCTGGCGAAACACGGATATTGGTACTCAACTTTGCCTCGGCCAAAATGTTGGGGGCTTGGGGATGTGGGGTTTTTCAGAATGACCCCAAGACCATTGTGCAGTATTTTTATGAACACCTGACCCAAAACCCTCGGTTTGTTAACAAATTCAGGAAAATTGTTTTTGCCATCCCCGAGCGGTCTCGAAAGTCTGTAAACTTTGAGGCTTTTGTGCAGTATTTTGGCAGCTAG
- a CDS encoding ABC transporter ATP-binding protein yields the protein MNEVAIRVQGLTKSYSSTDQPVLKDLNFEIFKGELVAYIGPNGSGKSTTIKTLTGILPDFEGNVQVLGMDISKQAYEVKQRLGYIPENAVLYESLTPSEYLYFIGQLYGMPTAQIKEKSMALLNLFDLADNHKQPMSSFSKGMRQKVLLIAGMLHNPEIIFLDEPLSGLDANAVILVKEILSRLKAQGKTLFYSSHLMDVVEKVADRIFILHQGRIAALGTFAELKQNQEGSLEQIFTQLTGIHEYQDRASQFVEIVYQN from the coding sequence ATGAACGAAGTGGCCATACGTGTCCAAGGACTCACCAAAAGCTATTCCTCAACAGACCAACCGGTACTCAAAGACCTGAATTTTGAAATTTTTAAGGGAGAGTTGGTGGCTTATATCGGCCCCAATGGCTCGGGTAAAAGCACGACCATCAAGACGCTCACAGGCATTTTGCCCGATTTTGAGGGGAATGTTCAGGTGTTGGGAATGGACATTAGCAAGCAGGCCTATGAGGTCAAACAGCGATTGGGCTATATCCCCGAAAACGCCGTGCTATATGAAAGTCTCACCCCCTCGGAGTACCTATATTTCATAGGCCAGCTTTATGGAATGCCCACAGCCCAAATCAAGGAGAAGAGTATGGCGTTGCTGAACTTGTTTGATCTTGCCGACAACCATAAGCAACCAATGAGCAGTTTTTCCAAAGGCATGCGCCAAAAAGTGTTGCTCATTGCGGGGATGCTGCACAATCCCGAGATTATCTTCTTGGATGAGCCCCTCTCCGGCCTCGATGCCAATGCAGTGATTTTGGTCAAGGAGATTTTGAGCAGGCTCAAAGCCCAAGGCAAGACCTTGTTTTACAGCTCTCACCTGATGGATGTGGTCGAGAAGGTCGCTGACCGTATTTTCATCTTGCACCAAGGACGTATTGCCGCCTTGGGTACATTTGCCGAGCTCAAACAAAACCAAGAAGGTTCATTAGAGCAGATTTTCACCCAACTGACTGGCATCCACGAATACCAAGACCGCGCCTCGCAGTTTGTCGAAATTGTATACCAAAACTAA
- a CDS encoding peroxiredoxin family protein, whose protein sequence is MSKLNPGISAPDFEMVDLFDRPVKLSDYQGKKVFLGFYRNVYCPFCNLRIHQVKKMKDFFDEHQTQVIIVIESNASLVRKSIFHTEVAPVPIICDAAHKLYDMYGVQESFLGVLKSVLSPQMLKTMMNGNKEIGAPSGKDKDANENLMPADFLIDEKGIIQHAYYGKHVGDHIDLAEVKNFVTQPASL, encoded by the coding sequence ATGAGCAAACTAAACCCTGGTATTTCTGCCCCAGATTTTGAAATGGTAGACTTGTTTGATAGACCTGTCAAATTATCTGACTACCAAGGCAAAAAGGTGTTTTTAGGCTTTTATCGCAATGTCTATTGCCCGTTTTGCAATTTGCGCATCCACCAAGTCAAGAAGATGAAAGATTTTTTTGATGAGCACCAAACACAGGTTATCATTGTGATAGAAAGCAATGCTTCGCTAGTGCGCAAGAGTATTTTCCATACAGAAGTGGCTCCTGTTCCTATCATCTGTGATGCAGCACACAAGCTCTACGATATGTATGGGGTTCAAGAATCTTTCTTGGGGGTACTCAAGAGTGTGTTGTCTCCTCAGATGCTCAAAACAATGATGAATGGTAATAAGGAGATAGGTGCACCTTCTGGAAAAGATAAGGATGCGAACGAAAACCTCATGCCGGCAGATTTCTTAATAGATGAAAAAGGCATTATACAACACGCTTATTATGGTAAACACGTAGGCGACCATATCGATTTGGCTGAGGTCAAAAACTTTGTAACACAGCCTGCCTCGCTGTGA
- a CDS encoding phosphatase PAP2 family protein, with product MLLDTAGVLPLLSNWDTDLFLWLNQRHLPILDSLMFNLSKTTVWIPFYLGLLVMAYYSLAKNLRQTLLLVIFIALTVVAADRFTSGVMKPYFERLRPSHEPSLQGQVHLVNDYRGGKYGFASSHAANTFALATFFGVALYDRWPLWARLGLFGWAVLVSYTRIYLGVHYPADILAGALVGGLFALGGAWAWQRLSSS from the coding sequence ATGTTGCTTGATACTGCCGGGGTACTGCCCCTTCTCTCAAACTGGGATACAGATTTGTTTTTATGGTTGAATCAAAGGCATCTGCCCATACTCGACAGCCTGATGTTCAATTTGAGTAAAACCACCGTTTGGATTCCATTCTATTTGGGTTTGCTAGTGATGGCATACTACAGCTTGGCTAAAAACTTACGACAGACGCTTTTGTTGGTCATTTTTATAGCCCTGACAGTAGTAGCAGCAGACCGCTTTACTTCGGGGGTGATGAAACCCTACTTCGAGCGTTTGCGCCCTTCACACGAACCCTCACTTCAAGGGCAAGTACATTTGGTAAACGATTATCGTGGGGGGAAGTATGGCTTTGCATCTTCACACGCTGCCAATACCTTTGCGTTGGCTACATTTTTTGGTGTGGCCCTCTATGATCGGTGGCCTCTGTGGGCTAGGTTGGGGCTTTTTGGATGGGCAGTGCTTGTTTCTTATACTCGGATTTATTTGGGCGTACATTACCCTGCCGATATTTTGGCCGGAGCTTTGGTCGGGGGACTTTTTGCCTTGGGAGGGGCTTGGGCTTGGCAGCGGCTATCCAGCAGCTAA